In the genome of Pseudomonas sp. Teo4, the window CCTTGGGCCCCATGTGTCGCAGGACCTGGGCGGCATCGGTCTCGCCCAGGGAGAGCAGGAGAATGGCCGCTTTGTCTACGCGGCTCAGCTTGGCGGCAACGGCTCGGTTATCACTCATCGGCGTTAATCCACTCTTTCACGACCTGGGCCACACGACCCGGGTCTTCGGCCACCAGGCCCTTGATTGCGTTGAGCTGTGCCTCGTAGCCCTCGGAAGGGCTTGGCAACAGAATGCTGCTCGGGCCACCCAGGCTGACGCGGTCGTTGGCCAATTCGCCATCCAGACCGATCATGCCGCCCAGCTCCATGTCGCTGTCCGTGGCAGCCTGCTTGCCGCCACCTGTGATGTTGTTGAGCACCGGACGCAGCACGCCGAACACCAACACCAAAATAAACACCACGCCCAGCACTTGCTTGACGATGTCCCAGAACCACGGCTGCTGGTAGAACGCGATTTCGGCGATCTCTTCGCCACGGTCAGCGGCGAACGGCACGTTGATTACCGTCACGCTGTCGCCACGGCTGGCATCGAAGCCCACCGCGTCCTGTACCAGACGGGTGAAGCGCGCCAGATCCTCGGCACCCCATGGGGCGCGAGTGGTCTCGCCGCTGGCGGCATCGACCTTGACCTGGTCGTCGACCACCACCGCCACCGACAGACGGGTCAGGCGACCCTGCTGTTGACGGGTGTGGCTAATGGAACGGTCCAGCTCGAAGTTCTTGGTGGTCTGCTCACGTTTGTCAGCCGGGTATGGCGCCAGCATCGGCTGGCCAGTGGCCGGGTCCATGATCTGCTGGCCGTTGGCATCCACCAGGGGCTGACCTGGCTGGATCGCACCGGCCGCAGGTGCGGCGGCAGTTGCGTTTTCCGGTGCTGCGGCGCCTGCCGGGGGCTGGTTGCTCAGCGCACCCGGCACGCCCTGCGGGCCTTGGCTGCTGGAGCGTTGCTCGTTGACCGCCTGCTCGCTGCGCAGTGCAGGCTGGTCTGGATTGAACTGCTCGGACGTGGATTCCACCGCGCTGAAGTCCAGGTCGGCGGACACTTCGGCCTTGTAGCGATCGTTACCCAGCACCGGCTGCAGGATGTTGTGCACGCGCTGGGTCAGCATGCTTTCCATGCGGCGGCTGTAGTCGAACTGCTTGCCGGCCATGGTCAGGGCGGTGTCCTGCAGCTGGTCGGAGAGCAGGTTGCCCTTCTGGTCGACCACGGTGACCTGCGACTTGTCCAGCTCTGGCACACTGGTGGCGACCAGGTTGACGATAGCCATCACCTGCCCCGCCTCCAAGGCGCGGCCCGGATACAGCTCGACCAGCACCGAGGCGCTTGGCTTGCGCTCATCACGGACGAACACCGAGCTTTTCGGGATCGCCAGGTGCACACGCGCCGCCTTCACATTGTTCAGGCTGGAAATGGTACGTGCCAGCTCGCCTTCCAGACCACGGCGGTAGCGGGTAGCCTCCATGAACTGGCTGGTGCCCAGGCCTTGCTCTTTGTCGAGAATCTCGAAGCCCACATTGCCGTCGCTCGGCGCCACGCCGGCGGCAGCCAGTTTCAGGCGCGCACGGGAGAGGTCGTCGGCCTTGACCAGCAGAGCACCGGAATTGGGCTCGACGTTGTAGGGAATGTCGGCAGCCGCCAGCACATCCATGACCTGCTTGGTGTCCATCCCGGCCAGGCTGCCGTACAGCGGGCGGTAGTCCGGCTGTTGCGACCAGAGCACCACGGCAAAGCCGATCGCCACGCTGGCGGCCAACCCGACCAGCAGGCCGACCTGACGCAGCATGGGCATCTGCGAGATGTTTTCCAGGAACGCCATGCCGAACAGCGGCGGCTTGGCCGCTGGCGGGCCACTTTTGGCGGGGGCGTTATCGACGACTGCTTCGGCCATGACTTAACTTCCGTCCTTAAACCGGCATCTGCATGATGTCCTGGTACGACTGAACCAGCTTGTTACGTACCTGCGTCAGCGCCTGGAAGGACACCGAGGCTTTCTGCGAAGCAATCATCACGTCGGTCAGGTCGACACCGCTCTTGCCGATCTCGAAGGCGTTGGCCAGCTGGTTGGAAGCCTGCTGGGTCTCATGCACCTTGTTGATAGCCTGGCCGAGCATGTCGGCGAAGCTGCTTTGGCCCGGCGCCAGCTCTGCGGCGGCCGACGCCTTGGGCGCGGACATGGCTTCAGCCTGCATGGCACGCATGTCCAACATCAGACGATTGAATTCAACACCTTGGCTCATGACCTTCTCTCTCCGGCGGCCGCATTTTTTTGACACTGATGCAGCGGATAGCCTGGAGCTAGCAACAAGAGTGCCAGCCCGCTCACCATCCTGTTAATTTCGTGGTTTCAGCCGTACAGGCTGGCTTCGACATCAAGCCCGGCATCACGCATCTGCGCCAACTTGTAACGCAGGGTACGCGGGCTGATCCCCAGCCGTTCGGCAGCTTCCTTGCGGCGACCACGCTCGGCGCGCAGGGTGTCGATGATCATCTGGAATTCGTGACGACGCATGTCATCACCCAGCCCAGTGGCCTCGACCGTCAAATCTTCGGATAATGGCTCAATAGTGGCACTTACTGTACCCGCCAAGGGTATGGCGCCAGCCAGGCAGAAATCCGCCGCCTCGATCACGCCACCCTGCTGCAGGATCAAAGCCCGCTGCAGTGCGTTATCCAGCTCACGGACGTTACCCGGCCAGGCATAACCCTGCAGGCAAGCGCGCGCCTCGGTGGACAGACGCACCGGCGCATGCTTCATCTTGGCCACATGACGCGCCAGCAGGCGCTCGGCCAACGGCAGAATGTCGCCATTGCGCTCACGCAGCGGCTGCCATGCCAAAGGGAACACCGAAAGGCGGTAATACAGATCTTCACGAAAACGCCCCGCCGACACCTCGCCAGCCAGGTCACGGTTGGTGGTGGCCAGCACACGGATGTCCAGCGCAACCGGCTTGCGCCCACCAACCCGCTCCACCTCGCGCTCTTGCAGCACACGCAGCAACTTGGCCTGCAGCCCCAGCGGCATCTCGGAAATCTCATCGAGCAGCAAGGTGCCGCCATTGGCCTGCTCGAACTTGCCTTCTTGGGCGGCGATAGCACCGGTGAAAGCGCCCTTTTCATGGCCAAACAAGGTGGCTTCGAGCATGTTGTCGGGGATCGCCGCGCAGTTGATCGCCACAAAAGGCTGCGCTGCGCGCAGCGATTGCTGGTGAATGAAACGCGCCAGCACTTCCTTGCCAGTGCCTGACTCCCCCGAAATCAACACGGTGGAATCACTGCGCGCGACCCGCGTCGCCAGCTCCAGCAATTGCCGGCTGGCCGGCTCGCAAGCCACTGGCCCATCTTCGTCAGCCGCCCCTACGCGCCCGGCAGCATGTCGCTCCACCAGACTCAAGAGCGCCTTGGGCTCGAACGGCTTGACCAGGTAGTCGACCGCACCTTGGCGCATCGCCTCGACAGCACGCTCCACCGCGGCATGGGCCGTCATCAACAACACCGGCAAGTGTGGGTGGTGACGCCGCAACTGAGCCAGCAGCTGGTGACCATCCATGCCCGGCATGTTCACATCGCTGACCACCAGGCTGAACGCCTCGCCACTTGCAGCTTCGAGCGCTTCCTCGGCACTGCCCACGGCACGATAGGCGTAGCCACCGATTTCCAAGGTATCGCCCAATGCCTGGCGCAATACGCGGTCATCCTCGACCAGCAGCACCTTGATTTCCATTACATAGCCTCCGCTGGCTGCCCGTCGATCAACGGCAACTCGACCCTGACACAGGTGCCGCGCCCCACCTTCGAACGCAAGCGCACACTGCCCTGATGCGCACGCACCACCGCCTTGACCACCGCCAGACCCAGCCCGGTTCCCGTGGCCTTGGTGGTCACGAACGGCTCACCCAGACGCTCAAGCACATCGGCCCCGATGCCGCAGCCGGCATCGCTGACGCACAGATGCAGCACCTGCTGGCGACGGTACAGGTGCACCTTGAGCCGGGCCGGTCCGTCACTGGCCTGCAAGGCATTTTCGATAAGGTTGAGCAACGCGCCGACCAAGGTATCGCGATTGCACAACAGCTCGCCCAGGTGGCTGTCGCACTGCCAACGCACGGCATGCCCCTGGACATGGGACTGCGCCGCCTGCTGCAGCGCCTGAAACAGCCCCTTGGGCGTGATACGGTCGCCCAACGGCAATTCGCCACGGGCAAACACCAGCATGTCACGCACCTGGTGCTCCAGTTCGTGCAAGCGCTCCTTGAGGTTGCTGGCAAAGCGCTGACGGGTCTGCGGCGCGAGCGCTTGGCTTTCGTCCGCCAAATGGCTGGCGTAGAGCATGGCGGCCGACAACGGCGTACGAATCTGATGCGCCAGGGAAGCGACCATACGCCCCAGGGATGACAGACGCTCATGGCGCGCCAACTGGTCTTGCAGGCGACGGGTTTCAGTCAGGTCGTTGAGCAACACCAACTGGCCTGGTTCAGCGTCGAGCGAGCGCGTGGCAATGGACAACCGACGGCCATCGCGCAGGGACACCTCGTGGCCGTCATCTTTGCGCGGCGCGAAACTGCGGGCGATCACTTCGCGCCACAGCTGCCCCACCAGCGGCTCACCCAGCAGGTCGCAAGCCGCCGGATTGGCCTCACTCACCAGCCCTTGCCCATCAATGACGATGACGCCACCCGGCAGCAAGTCCAGCAGATTCTGCAAACGATTGGCCAAGCGCTCCTTCTCACCCAGTTCGTCCATGCGCTGCGCACTGACAACCGCCAACTCGCCACGCAGCTCGCTGACGCGGGCCTCGAGCATGTTGTAGGACTCACTGAGCTGACTGGAAACCTGATTGAACAGGGCGAAAGCCTGCTCAAGCCCTTGTCGACTCTCCTGTTCGACCGAGGCACCCCCTGGTGGATTGGGGGTTCGGGAAAAGTGGGCGGCCTGGGGCATCGTGCTCTCTCGCGTGGCTGACCGTCATAAAAACGGTATGTTGCTAGCGATGTAGCAATAGCCGTGCCGGAGATGGGGGTTTGCTGAGGGTAGGGCTTGGGTTTTGCGGGGAGGTACACCTTGGGATTTGTGGCGGGATCGAGATCGAGCGCCGCCCGCGCGGCGCATCGCGAGCAAGGCTCGCTCCTACGTTTGTTTCGGGCCAGTTATGCCTGTGGAATTTGCGCGCGAACGCCTTGGCGCATGGCGGGACATCGGATCGTACGAACAAGGCGGTCGCGCGCACCGGTCACAGGCGTTATTGGCCGTAAACAAACGTAGGAGCGAGCCTTGCTCGCGATGCGCCGCGCGGGCGGCGCTCGATATTCGCCGCACCGCAAACCGCAAGGCTTGCGCAAGGCCTACCCAATCAATCCTCAGCCTGATCCTCGCCACCCTGGCGGCTCATGCCGTACTTGCGCATCTTCTCGACCAGGGTGGTCCGACGAATACGCAAACGTTCAGCCGCGCGCGCAACGATACCGTTGGCATCGTCCAGCGCCTGCTGGATCAACCCCTGTTCGAGACTGCCCAGATAGTCCTTCAGGTCCAGACCCTCGGGCGGCAACATGGCATGGTTGGCGAAGTTCGGTGCATGGCCATTGATGGCCACGCGCTCTTCGAGATCGCTGCGCAGGCTGTCGACCAACTGCTCGTCTTCGTCATCGACGTAGCGGAACTTCTTCGGCAGCTCCGAGACGCCAATCACCCCATACGGGTGCATGATCGCCATGCGCTCGACCAGGTTGGCCAGCTCGCGGACATTGCCCGGCCAGCCGTGACGGCACAGCGACATGATCGAAGCCGAGTTGAAGCGGATCGAACCGCGCTTCTCGTGCTCCATGCGCGAAATCAGTTCGTTCATCAGCAGCGGGATGTCTTCCACACGCTCACGCAGCGGCGCCATCTCGATGGGGAACACGTTGAGCCGGTAATACAGGTCTTCGCGGAAGGTCCCGTCCTCGATCATCGTTTCGAGGTTTTTGTGGGTTGCCGCGATGATTCGCACATCGATGCTCTGGGTCTTGTTGCTGCCAACGCGCTCGAAGGTACGCTCCTGCAACACCCGCAACAGCTTGACCTGCATCGGCAACGGCATGTCACCGATCTCGTCGAGGAACAACGTACCGCCATTGGCCAACTCGAAGCGCCCGGCACGGCTGGTGATGGCCCCGGTGAAGGCGCCCTTCTCGTGGCCGAACAGTTCGCTTTCCAGCAACTCGGCAGGGATCGCGCCGCAATTGACCGGCACGAATGGCGCTTCACGGCGCTTGGAGTGGTAGTGCAGGTTACGCGCCACCACCTCCTTGCCAGTGCCGGACTCGCCCAGGATCAGCACGCTGGCGTCGGTGTCGGCCACCTGCTGCATCATCTGCCGCACGTGCTGGATCGCCCGACTGGTACCCACCAGGCTGCGGAACAGGTTCGGCTCACGCTGCCGACCACGCTCACGCGCCTGGTCGTACATCTCGCGATAAACCTGGGCACGGTGCAGGGAATCGAGCAGCTGGCTGTAGCTTGGCGGCATTTCCAGGTTGGACAGGACCCGGCGGCGCAAGTCTTCCGGGAAGTCCGCAGAAGAAATTTCACCTAAAAGCAGAACCGGAAGGAACTCATCCCACCCAGCCACTGTCTTAACGAGCCCGAGTACTCCACCTGGAGCATTCACGGTACCGACCAGCACGCACAGCACTTCGCGACTCGAAGACAACGGCTCGACCACCCGTTGCCAGT includes:
- a CDS encoding sensor histidine kinase; its protein translation is MPQAAHFSRTPNPPGGASVEQESRQGLEQAFALFNQVSSQLSESYNMLEARVSELRGELAVVSAQRMDELGEKERLANRLQNLLDLLPGGVIVIDGQGLVSEANPAACDLLGEPLVGQLWREVIARSFAPRKDDGHEVSLRDGRRLSIATRSLDAEPGQLVLLNDLTETRRLQDQLARHERLSSLGRMVASLAHQIRTPLSAAMLYASHLADESQALAPQTRQRFASNLKERLHELEHQVRDMLVFARGELPLGDRITPKGLFQALQQAAQSHVQGHAVRWQCDSHLGELLCNRDTLVGALLNLIENALQASDGPARLKVHLYRRQQVLHLCVSDAGCGIGADVLERLGEPFVTTKATGTGLGLAVVKAVVRAHQGSVRLRSKVGRGTCVRVELPLIDGQPAEAM
- a CDS encoding sigma-54 dependent transcriptional regulator, whose product is MEIKVLLVEDDRVLRQALGDTLEIGGYAYRAVGSAEEALEAASGEAFSLVVSDVNMPGMDGHQLLAQLRRHHPHLPVLLMTAHAAVERAVEAMRQGAVDYLVKPFEPKALLSLVERHAAGRVGAADEDGPVACEPASRQLLELATRVARSDSTVLISGESGTGKEVLARFIHQQSLRAAQPFVAINCAAIPDNMLEATLFGHEKGAFTGAIAAQEGKFEQANGGTLLLDEISEMPLGLQAKLLRVLQEREVERVGGRKPVALDIRVLATTNRDLAGEVSAGRFREDLYYRLSVFPLAWQPLRERNGDILPLAERLLARHVAKMKHAPVRLSTEARACLQGYAWPGNVRELDNALQRALILQQGGVIEAADFCLAGAIPLAGTVSATIEPLSEDLTVEATGLGDDMRRHEFQMIIDTLRAERGRRKEAAERLGISPRTLRYKLAQMRDAGLDVEASLYG
- the fleQ gene encoding transcriptional regulator FleQ; its protein translation is MWRETKILLIDDDSERRRDLAVVLNFLGEENLPCSSQDWQRVVEPLSSSREVLCVLVGTVNAPGGVLGLVKTVAGWDEFLPVLLLGEISSADFPEDLRRRVLSNLEMPPSYSQLLDSLHRAQVYREMYDQARERGRQREPNLFRSLVGTSRAIQHVRQMMQQVADTDASVLILGESGTGKEVVARNLHYHSKRREAPFVPVNCGAIPAELLESELFGHEKGAFTGAITSRAGRFELANGGTLFLDEIGDMPLPMQVKLLRVLQERTFERVGSNKTQSIDVRIIAATHKNLETMIEDGTFREDLYYRLNVFPIEMAPLRERVEDIPLLMNELISRMEHEKRGSIRFNSASIMSLCRHGWPGNVRELANLVERMAIMHPYGVIGVSELPKKFRYVDDEDEQLVDSLRSDLEERVAINGHAPNFANHAMLPPEGLDLKDYLGSLEQGLIQQALDDANGIVARAAERLRIRRTTLVEKMRKYGMSRQGGEDQAED
- the fliF gene encoding flagellar basal-body MS-ring/collar protein FliF, with protein sequence MAEAVVDNAPAKSGPPAAKPPLFGMAFLENISQMPMLRQVGLLVGLAASVAIGFAVVLWSQQPDYRPLYGSLAGMDTKQVMDVLAAADIPYNVEPNSGALLVKADDLSRARLKLAAAGVAPSDGNVGFEILDKEQGLGTSQFMEATRYRRGLEGELARTISSLNNVKAARVHLAIPKSSVFVRDERKPSASVLVELYPGRALEAGQVMAIVNLVATSVPELDKSQVTVVDQKGNLLSDQLQDTALTMAGKQFDYSRRMESMLTQRVHNILQPVLGNDRYKAEVSADLDFSAVESTSEQFNPDQPALRSEQAVNEQRSSSQGPQGVPGALSNQPPAGAAAPENATAAAPAAGAIQPGQPLVDANGQQIMDPATGQPMLAPYPADKREQTTKNFELDRSISHTRQQQGRLTRLSVAVVVDDQVKVDAASGETTRAPWGAEDLARFTRLVQDAVGFDASRGDSVTVINVPFAADRGEEIAEIAFYQQPWFWDIVKQVLGVVFILVLVFGVLRPVLNNITGGGKQAATDSDMELGGMIGLDGELANDRVSLGGPSSILLPSPSEGYEAQLNAIKGLVAEDPGRVAQVVKEWINADE
- the fliE gene encoding flagellar hook-basal body complex protein FliE, with product MSQGVEFNRLMLDMRAMQAEAMSAPKASAAAELAPGQSSFADMLGQAINKVHETQQASNQLANAFEIGKSGVDLTDVMIASQKASVSFQALTQVRNKLVQSYQDIMQMPV